From Heteronotia binoei isolate CCM8104 ecotype False Entrance Well unplaced genomic scaffold, APGP_CSIRO_Hbin_v1 ptg000532l, whole genome shotgun sequence, a single genomic window includes:
- the LOC132590668 gene encoding regucalcin-like isoform X2 yields MCSMKIESIVKDKNRMGECPVWEERENSLVYVDINSQKVCRWNSVTNEIQCVPVDARVGSVALRKSGGYVIALGTSFAFLNWKNQEVVTISEQELDKPNNRFNDGKVDPRGNFFAGDCRTVYKMEKEEAMPDGMCIDVEGKLWVACIDGARVIRIDPETGKRIQTVKMPVSRITSCCFGGKDYSEMYITSAYDGLNRKALAKEPQAGEIFKVTGLGVKGIPQYYFAG; encoded by the exons ATGTGTTCCATGAAGATTGAGTCTATAGTGAAGGACAAGAACAGGATGGGAGAGTGCCCAGTATGGGAGGAAAGGGAGAATTCCCTTGTATATGTGGATATCAATTCGCAGAAAGTTTGCCGCTGGAATTCAGTCACCAATGAAATTCAGTGTGTTCCTGTGG ATGCTCGTGTTGGCTCAGTGGCGCTTCGCAAGAGTGGGGGCTATGTGATTGCTCTAGGAACCAGCTTTGCCTTTTTGAACTGGAAAAATCAGGAAGTTGTTACTATTTCTGAGCAGGAGTTAGATAAACCAAACAACCGATTTAATGATGGAAAAGTGGACCCACGAGGGAACTTTTTTGCAG GTGATTGCAGAACAGTGTACAAGATGGAAAAGGAGGAAGCAATGCCTGATGGGATGTGTATTGATGTGGAAGGGAAACTTTGGGTGGCCTGCATTGATGGTGCACGAGTGATCCGTATTGACCCTGAGACAG GGAAGAGAATTCAAACTGTGAAGATGCCTGTTTCCAGGATCACAtcttgctgctttggagggaaagACTATTCTGAAATGTACATCACTTCTGCCTATGATGGACTGAACAGAAAAGCCTTAGCAAAGGAACCTCAGGCTGGGGAGATTTTCAAG GTAACAGGATTGGGAGTGAAAGGAATTCCCCAGTACTACTTTGCTGGTTAA
- the LOC132590668 gene encoding regucalcin-like isoform X1 yields MCSMKIESIVKDKNRMGECPVWEERENSLVYVDINSQKVCRWNSVTNEIQCVPVDARVGSVALRKSGGYVIALGTSFAFLNWKNQEVVTISEQELDKPNNRFNDGKVDPRGNFFAGTMAEETAPGVRARCQGALYTLFPDYSVVKQLDHVNISNGLEWSLDHRIFFHIDSLAYAVHAYNYDECTGRIGDCRTVYKMEKEEAMPDGMCIDVEGKLWVACIDGARVIRIDPETGKRIQTVKMPVSRITSCCFGGKDYSEMYITSAYDGLNRKALAKEPQAGEIFKVTGLGVKGIPQYYFAG; encoded by the exons ATGTGTTCCATGAAGATTGAGTCTATAGTGAAGGACAAGAACAGGATGGGAGAGTGCCCAGTATGGGAGGAAAGGGAGAATTCCCTTGTATATGTGGATATCAATTCGCAGAAAGTTTGCCGCTGGAATTCAGTCACCAATGAAATTCAGTGTGTTCCTGTGG ATGCTCGTGTTGGCTCAGTGGCGCTTCGCAAGAGTGGGGGCTATGTGATTGCTCTAGGAACCAGCTTTGCCTTTTTGAACTGGAAAAATCAGGAAGTTGTTACTATTTCTGAGCAGGAGTTAGATAAACCAAACAACCGATTTAATGATGGAAAAGTGGACCCACGAGGGAACTTTTTTGCAG GTACCATGGCAGAAGAGACTGCTCCTGGTGTGAGAGCAAGGTGCCAAGGGGCTCTTTATACTCTTTTTCCTGACTACAGTGTTGTGAAGCAATTAGATCATGTGAATATCTCAAATGGTCTCGAATGGTCACTAGATCACAGAATTTTCTTCCACATCGATAGCCTGGCCTATGCTGTGCATGCTTACAACTATGACGAGTGCACAGGACGAATCG GTGATTGCAGAACAGTGTACAAGATGGAAAAGGAGGAAGCAATGCCTGATGGGATGTGTATTGATGTGGAAGGGAAACTTTGGGTGGCCTGCATTGATGGTGCACGAGTGATCCGTATTGACCCTGAGACAG GGAAGAGAATTCAAACTGTGAAGATGCCTGTTTCCAGGATCACAtcttgctgctttggagggaaagACTATTCTGAAATGTACATCACTTCTGCCTATGATGGACTGAACAGAAAAGCCTTAGCAAAGGAACCTCAGGCTGGGGAGATTTTCAAG GTAACAGGATTGGGAGTGAAAGGAATTCCCCAGTACTACTTTGCTGGTTAA